From the genome of Gracilibacillus salitolerans, one region includes:
- a CDS encoding phage holin family protein, whose amino-acid sequence MENQLLEYVTEEMLIVVAVLWVIGLFLKRTPNFPDWIIVWTLLVLGVLVAVFVIGFTVDAFIQGVIVAGLAVFAHQLIKQTQKKDAA is encoded by the coding sequence GTGGAGAATCAATTATTAGAGTATGTAACAGAAGAAATGTTGATTGTTGTTGCTGTTTTATGGGTAATCGGTTTGTTTTTAAAACGTACTCCAAATTTCCCTGATTGGATAATTGTGTGGACTTTACTTGTTTTAGGAGTATTAGTTGCTGTATTTGTTATTGGATTTACAGTAGATGCCTTTATCCAAGGTGTAATTGTTGCTGGATTAGCAGTATTCGCACATCAATTAATTAAACAAACTCAAAAGAAGGATGCTGCATAA